The Ciona intestinalis chromosome 13, KH, whole genome shotgun sequence genome has a segment encoding these proteins:
- the LOC108950035 gene encoding uncharacterized protein LOC108950035 — protein sequence MLRSLSFLILLHFCKETCFGFRILFSSQSFKSNDTFQNLCDTKCVCGRYSHPGQANFDIQYGKFNANFSPVPIASYITGDLVLGYPAYGMLCVGHTLKRFPQDPGTNASFNQFLLKMSVLVLRQGNIASLRQSDVMLLRHHLEYLDLSRNRIEFIEGDTFDKFNALQVVDLRFNQLTTLGGSEPIPTMPFPSTGNDIEFTGTGNSSLSRPTFKLRGNPLVCSCKLVTTIHSYVTMSSDDGAGCFEIDEENRRRFIPLGSCLMDKVIENLCTTNQETAQNNPNHIEDLSTQYGGSQHDYQHKDASDRDLRGMTEEEKHLSMDYRLNITPPDDTDHDHRVVKKEVRVDIPLFLTMSVWFMMVYFGIIRFIRSNEMDHDSPIPMPKPIPKSYTQLNNIG from the exons ATGCTTAGATCGTTGTCGTTTCTTATTCTGCTCCATTTCTGCAAAGAGACTTGTTTTGGATTCCGTATTCTATTCAGCAGTCAGAGTTTCAAAAGCAACGACACTTTTCAAAACCTTTGTGACACTAAATGTGTATGCGGTCGATACAGCCATCCAGGGCAAGCTAACTTCGATATACAGTATGGAAAATTCAACGCTAACTTTTCACCTGTTCCCATTGCATCGTATATAACCGGAGATTTGGTGCTTGGGTACCCGGCATATGGAATGCTATGCGTTGGACATACATTGAAAAGATTTCCACAG GATCCAGGCACAAACGCATCTTTCAACCAATTCCTACTCAAAATGTCGGTCCTTGTTCTTCGACAAGGAAACATCGCTAGCCTACGTCAAAGTGACGTCATGCTGTTACGTCATCACCTGGAATATCTGGATTTATCAAGAAACAGAATTGAATTTATTGAAGGGGACACTTTCGATAAATTTAACGCGTTACAG GTTGTCGATTTGAGGTTTAATCAACTGACAACGTTGGGCGGATCAGAGCCAATACCCACAATGCCATTTCCCAGCACCGGAAATGACATAGAATTTACTGGAACTGGAAATTCAAGCTTGTCACGACCCACGTTTAAACTAAGGGGAAACCCACTTGTTTGCTCTTGTAAACTGGTGACAACGATTcatagttacgtcacaatgtctTCTGATGACGGTGCCGGGTGTTTTGAG ATAGATGAGGAAAATAGACGGCGATTTATCCCATTAGGATCTTGCTTGATGGACAAAGTAATTGAGAATTTGTGCACGACGAACCAAGAAACGGCACAG AACAACCCAAATCACATAGAAGACCTTTCAACTCAGTATGGCGGATCTCAACACGACTACCAGCATAAGGACGCATCGGACCGTGACTTGAGGGGAATGACCGAAGAGGAGAAACACCTGTCCATGGATTATAGACTGAACATTACTCCGCCAGATGATACAGACCACGACCATAGGGTTGTAAAGAAAGAAGTGAGAGTAGACATaccattgtttttaacaatgtcgGTGTGGTTTATGATGGTGTATTTCGGCATAATAAGGTTTATAAGGTCGAATGAAATGGACCATGATTCGCCAATACCGATGCCCAAGCCTATACCGAAAAGTTATACGCAGCTAAATAATATAGGTTGA
- the LOC101243409 gene encoding uncharacterized protein LOC101243409 has translation MRNLEKTDVIRSGQFQELLSRFEACKIYADSETTLDTLAHVTANLGEESGGKIEPVNPEVIYADPDDEFSASESENGEMTDYSRLVDIKIVGIHKRRVPKRSFYFVILASWDDDSSITLYRKWKEIKAFHDALVKTLKVNSESEEAKYFLNKLHRKSSKHNVITCNGTMRRLRMLDALNQYCQAILYYDQVADASFVRRFFHPTNEDLNVSNWSSSGRTYFYVTNATLSDDSGTQNHVIEDEPISSEDSSTSEDDVMKRHSALKRISSSAMSLASTGWSSRSTLNITSPIEPEVCVAVEDHVTDVDDRRQNVMSLSVGEKVEVYTKSDTGWWFVKKEGSDVTKEFGYVPASYLVPAADFGGKSEITQMPTAYKPTNQRRFRDLAESESSFVSEPSLVNLNSHQPIRASGSLGSAYQLTSSYSGDKNNNIKRKPSSDFISVRAHTAQGPDELSFGENAILKILKVNEDGWWLARYKDKNGLVPGVHLRRYNDPIRRLSMEVLNFA, from the exons ATGCGCAACCTTGAAAAAACTGACGTCATTCGGTCAGGGCAATTCCAGGAATTACTCTCTCGTTTTGAGGCTTGTAAGATATATGCGGATAGTGAAACGACACTGGACACTTTAGCGCATGTGACCGCCAATCTCGGGGAAGAGTCCGGTGGGAAAATTGAGCCTGTAAACCCGGAAGTAATTTATGCGGACCCGGATGATGAATTTTCGGCATCGGAAAGCGAAAATGGCGAAATGACGGACTACAGTCGATTGGTTGATATAAAAATAGTTGGAATTCACAAGCGAAGAGTCCCGAAAAGATCATTT tatttcGTGATCCTAGCAAGTTGGGATGATGATAGCAGCATCACTTTGTATCGAAAGTGGAAAGAAATAAAAGCATTCCATGATGCGCTTGTAAAA ACTCTCAAAGTAAATTCTGAATCGGAAGAAGCAAAATACTTCCTTAACAAACTGCATCGAAAGTCGTCGAAACACAACGTAATAACTTGTAACGGCACAATGCGAAGACTGAGGATGTTAGATGCTTTGAACCAGTATTGCCAG GCGATTCTGTATTATGACCAAGTTGCCGACGCGTCGTTCGTTCGAAGGTTCTTTCATCCGACCAACGAGGATTTGAACGTTTCGAATTGGAG TTCAAGCGGTCGTACTTACTTCTACGTCACAAACGCTACACTCAGTGACGACAGTGGGACGCAAAACCACGTGATCGAAGATGAACCAATCAGTAGCGAGGATTCTTCAACGAGTGaagatgacgtcatgaaacgtCATTCGGCATTGAAACGTATATCATCATCAGCT ATGTCATTAGCGTCGACGGGATGGTCGTCTCGCTCCACCCTAAATATTACGTCACCAATCGAACCTGAGGTTTGCGTAGCTGTGGAAGATCACGTGACTGACGTAGACGATCGACGTCAGAACGTCATGTCGCTCAGCGTTGGGGAAAAAGTGGAAGTGTATACCAAAAGTGACACCG GTTGGTGGTTCGTAAAGAAAGAAggcagtgacgtcacgaaagaGTTTGGATACGTGCCAGCCAGTTATTTAGTCCCTGCGGCCGATTTTGGGGGGAAATCTGAGATTACACAAATGCCTACAGCGTACAAG CCTACAAACCAAAGGCGGTTTCGAGATTTAGCGGAAAGCGAATCTTCTTTCGTGTCTGAGCCCTCACTTGTCAATCTTAATTCTCACCAACCAATCAGAGCGTCGGGATCATTAGGCTCCGCCTACCAACTGACGTCATCATATTCaggagataaaaacaacaatataaaacgAAAGCCAAG TTCGGACTTTATCAGCGTCAGAGCTCATACTGCCCAAGGTCCAGACGAGTTGAGTTTTGGTGAAAATGCCATTTTGAAAATCTTAAAAGTAAACGAAGACGGTTGGTGGCTGGCAAG ATACAAAGACAAAAATGGATTAGTTCCAGGCGTTCATCTTCGTAGATATAACGATCCGATCCGACGTCTAAGCATGGAAGTTTTAAACTTCgcttaa